In Dermacentor albipictus isolate Rhodes 1998 colony unplaced genomic scaffold, USDA_Dalb.pri_finalv2 scaffold_15, whole genome shotgun sequence, the following proteins share a genomic window:
- the LOC139051838 gene encoding uncharacterized protein translates to MPNTDRDPKVSPSPRETASAGASPKSDFSDAGDDILAAIALQEETTDGTAPAAAGDQDDQMSSVAQATAVASPALAGDPGGREQARLREIEQEVHLYCSYAANKVPVAARSFIATRLYEIVRLFSDLRSDASMERGAAVALRDEFVEARREVAALQRRAIVAEGRLEGSIVLAPGQGSAGRDPGASAAAAGSGLGVPAAAAGAVSYAAALRASPAAGAGGVRPAVAAGGGGARTAPTFEHVAFLTPS, encoded by the coding sequence ATGCCCAACACTGATAGAGACCCTAAGGTCTCGCCGTCTCCGCGTGAAACGGCCAGCGCGGGTGCGTCGCCGAAGTCGGATTTTTCCGATGCCGGCGACGACATCCTCGCGGCAATCGCGTTACAGGAAGAGACCACGGACGGGACCGCGCCGGCTGCGGCGGGAGACCAAGACGACCAGATGTCCTCGGTTGCCCAGGCGACCGCGGTGGCGTCTCCCGCGCTCGCGGGGGACCCAGGCGGGCGGGAACAGGCTCGCCTGCGCGAGATCGAGCAGGAAGTCCATCTGTACTGTTCGTACGCTGCGAACAAGGTGCCCGTCGCTGCACGCAGCTTCATCGCGACCCGGCTCTACGAAATCGTCCGCCTGTTCTCGGACCTGCGGTCGGACGCGTCGATGGAGCGGGGCGCGGCCGTCGCCCTGCGTGACGAGTTCGTTGAGGCGCGCCGGGAGGTCGCGGCGCTGCAGCGACGGGCCATAGTCGCCGAGGGACGCCTCGAGGGCTCTATCGTTCTGGCACCCGGTCAAGGGAGTGCGGGACGCGATCCCGGCGCGTCCGCGGCGGCTGCCGGCTCGGGCCTTGGtgttccggccgcggcggcgggcGCCGTCAGCTACGCCGCGGCGCTGAGGGCGTCGCCCGCGGCGGGGGCGGGCGGCGTCAGACCGGCCGTGGCGGCGGGCGGCGGGGGCGCGCGGACGGCGCCAACGTTCGAGCATGTGGCCTTCCTAACGCCTTCCTAA